The following coding sequences lie in one Spirosoma sp. KUDC1026 genomic window:
- a CDS encoding tetratricopeptide repeat protein translates to MNSRILGYTGFIVSLIGLQTSLAQSLVEGKSRYQAAVRLVQSKAYEKAKTELNTIIQREGPYAPFAHYYYALASFRQKNYAQARLMLKQLIARYPDWVQLDDAQYLLAASAMEMGQYEDALTALGRIGDAIMRPAMTQLEQTFIPRITDLRRLKNLNREFPENRTVGLALVELIQRTGSDKADLELSDRLTNRFGGAANAAAQSSTSSPETAAPNAAATSTVQRTGRPKNGYTVAVLFPFRLDEFDINKRRANQYVYDLYNGMKLANEKLQAEGVGVNLMAYDLDNDPNKTLELVSSPGFSRTDLMIGPLYVEPNRIATAFANQQNIWLLNPIATNSDLVAEQPMAFLVQPSLNEQARVAAEQAQSFSGAKRVAIYYGTSRKDSLLATAYRQELLAQRYQVVDFRKLTGSAQNMATTMKLTGTGPANAAPAGGYTSSVGPTLHHVFLASSNEADGPRLVEALSRRKANAPVVATSSAFDLYKNPGSTFSRRDVYLISPDFVDAARPSVAAFDDEYLAKRNTIPSIFARQGYDMLLFFGRQLAKNGPGPVNRNDMRSDADDYLLAGFDYTQSNDNQNVPIVKYQDGRFVRIN, encoded by the coding sequence ATGAATAGCCGAATACTTGGATATACCGGATTTATCGTTAGTCTGATCGGGTTACAGACGAGCCTGGCGCAGTCTCTGGTTGAGGGCAAAAGCCGCTATCAGGCCGCCGTCCGGCTGGTGCAGAGCAAGGCCTACGAGAAGGCGAAAACCGAGCTGAATACCATTATTCAGCGGGAGGGGCCTTACGCACCATTCGCCCATTACTATTACGCCCTGGCCTCGTTCCGGCAGAAGAATTACGCGCAGGCCCGGCTCATGCTGAAGCAGTTGATCGCCCGGTACCCGGATTGGGTACAGCTGGACGATGCGCAGTATCTGCTGGCGGCCAGTGCGATGGAGATGGGGCAGTACGAAGACGCGCTGACGGCGCTGGGCCGCATTGGGGATGCAATCATGCGGCCGGCCATGACGCAGCTCGAACAGACATTTATTCCCCGAATCACCGATCTACGGCGGTTGAAAAACCTGAACCGGGAATTCCCCGAAAACCGGACGGTGGGCCTGGCGCTGGTCGAGCTGATCCAGCGGACGGGCAGCGACAAAGCTGACCTGGAACTTTCGGATCGACTGACCAACCGATTTGGCGGGGCGGCTAACGCGGCAGCGCAGTCGTCGACATCGTCCCCCGAAACTGCGGCCCCGAACGCAGCCGCGACCTCGACTGTCCAACGTACCGGTCGCCCCAAAAATGGGTATACAGTAGCGGTGCTGTTTCCGTTCCGGTTGGATGAGTTTGACATCAATAAGCGCCGGGCGAATCAGTACGTGTACGACCTGTATAACGGCATGAAACTCGCCAACGAGAAACTCCAGGCGGAGGGGGTCGGGGTGAACCTGATGGCCTACGACCTGGATAACGACCCGAATAAGACCCTGGAGTTGGTTAGTTCGCCGGGTTTCTCGCGCACCGACCTGATGATCGGTCCACTCTACGTCGAACCGAACCGCATTGCTACGGCCTTTGCCAACCAGCAGAACATCTGGCTGCTGAATCCCATTGCGACCAATAGCGATCTGGTTGCCGAGCAGCCGATGGCGTTTCTGGTTCAGCCGTCACTGAACGAGCAGGCACGGGTAGCCGCCGAGCAGGCGCAGTCTTTTTCGGGCGCAAAACGTGTCGCTATCTATTATGGAACTTCGCGCAAGGATTCTCTACTGGCCACGGCCTACCGGCAGGAGCTACTGGCCCAGCGGTATCAGGTGGTCGATTTTCGGAAACTGACCGGCTCCGCCCAGAACATGGCAACCACCATGAAACTGACCGGAACGGGTCCGGCGAATGCCGCCCCGGCGGGGGGCTATACTTCGTCAGTCGGTCCGACGCTGCACCACGTATTCCTGGCCAGCAGCAACGAAGCCGATGGTCCGCGACTCGTCGAGGCCCTCAGCCGCCGAAAAGCCAACGCGCCCGTGGTGGCTACCTCGAGTGCCTTCGATCTGTATAAAAATCCGGGTTCGACCTTTTCGCGCCGTGATGTGTACCTGATCAGTCCCGATTTTGTGGACGCGGCCCGTCCATCGGTGGCTGCGTTTGACGACGAATATCTGGCGAAACGGAATACAATTCCCTCCATCTTTGCCCGGCAGGGATACGACATGCTGCTGTTTTTCGGTCGGCAGCTGGCAAAGAACGGTCCCGGTCCGGTGAACCGAAACGATATGCGTTCCGACGCCGACGATTACCTATTGGCTGGATTTGATTATACCCAAAGCAACGACAACCAGAACGTCCCCATCGTGAAATACCAGGATGGGCGGTTTGTACGAATTAATTAG
- the hemL gene encoding glutamate-1-semialdehyde 2,1-aminomutase: MTTSEQLFEKAKTLIPGGVNSPVRAFRAVGGNPLFIKSAKGPYITDEDGNQYIELINSWGPMILGHAFEPVEKAVRDAIQYSFSFGAPTRKEVEMAELITQMVPSVEKVRMVNSGTEATMAAIRVARGFTGRDKIIKFEGCYHGHGDSFLIAAGSGAVTMGTPDSPGVTKATAADTLTAPYNDLAAVEALLDANHNQIAAIILEPVVGNMGCVLPEAGFLTGLRELCTKQGILLIFDEVMTGFRLAKGGAQERFGITPDLTTMGKIIGGGMPVGAYGGRADIMNVVSPAGPVYQAGTLSGNPIAMSAGLAMLHHLNAHPEVYTRLEEIGDKLVTGFRNGLVKAGLNYTINHIGSMFTLFMTERPVTNFTEAKSCDLPLFGRYFHAMLKRGVYLAPSQFESLFLSVALTDDLIDQIIRANEESLLEIVG, translated from the coding sequence ATGACAACGAGCGAACAACTTTTCGAGAAGGCAAAGACCCTGATTCCCGGTGGGGTGAACTCACCCGTGCGGGCGTTTCGGGCGGTAGGCGGTAATCCGCTGTTTATTAAATCGGCCAAAGGGCCGTACATCACCGATGAGGACGGTAATCAGTACATCGAGTTGATCAACTCCTGGGGACCAATGATCCTGGGGCATGCGTTCGAGCCGGTGGAAAAAGCCGTTCGGGATGCAATCCAGTATTCGTTTTCGTTCGGGGCTCCGACCCGCAAAGAGGTTGAGATGGCCGAGCTGATTACGCAGATGGTACCGTCGGTCGAAAAAGTGCGTATGGTGAACTCCGGCACCGAAGCCACCATGGCCGCGATCCGGGTGGCCCGCGGCTTTACCGGTCGGGACAAAATCATCAAATTTGAAGGCTGCTACCACGGCCACGGCGATTCGTTCCTGATAGCCGCCGGTAGCGGAGCCGTAACGATGGGCACCCCCGATTCACCCGGCGTAACCAAAGCCACGGCGGCTGATACGCTGACGGCACCCTACAATGACCTGGCGGCCGTAGAAGCCCTGCTCGACGCCAATCACAACCAGATAGCTGCTATTATTCTGGAGCCCGTTGTCGGGAATATGGGCTGTGTCCTGCCCGAAGCCGGTTTTTTGACGGGCCTGCGGGAATTGTGTACTAAACAGGGTATCCTGCTGATTTTTGACGAAGTGATGACGGGGTTCCGCCTGGCGAAAGGAGGAGCGCAGGAGCGCTTCGGCATTACGCCCGACCTCACAACGATGGGAAAAATTATCGGGGGCGGTATGCCCGTTGGCGCTTACGGCGGCCGGGCTGATATCATGAACGTCGTGTCGCCGGCCGGGCCGGTGTACCAGGCGGGTACGCTGTCGGGCAACCCCATCGCCATGTCGGCGGGGCTGGCTATGCTGCATCACCTGAATGCGCACCCTGAAGTGTACACACGACTGGAGGAAATCGGCGATAAACTCGTTACCGGTTTCCGGAATGGACTAGTGAAAGCGGGGCTGAACTATACCATTAATCATATCGGGTCCATGTTTACGCTGTTTATGACCGAGCGGCCGGTCACGAATTTTACGGAAGCTAAATCCTGTGATCTGCCCCTGTTTGGCCGTTATTTTCACGCCATGCTGAAGCGGGGGGTGTATCTGGCGCCGTCGCAGTTCGAGAGCCTGTTTCTCTCCGTCGCCCTGACCGACGACCTGATCGACCAGATTATTCGGGCGAACGAAGAAAGTTTACTGGAGATTGTTGGTTAG
- a CDS encoding HAD family hydrolase, producing the protein MIKGIIFDFDGTLADTLPLCIRAFRSSIEPRLGRSVSDAEIIATFGPSEQGTIQALIPHAYEEGVTAYLDYYQQYHAEYPDLFPGISPLLDDLRSRQVRMALVTGKGERSAVMSLDFYQLTPYFSDFGYGNLAANSKTGNINRIVANWAVQPKDVLYVGDAPSDILACRQAGVPIAAAAWASTAEPDRLAELQPDAMFESVGTFHEWILKRL; encoded by the coding sequence ATGATTAAAGGAATCATCTTTGATTTTGACGGCACATTAGCCGATACGTTACCCTTGTGCATTCGGGCGTTTCGCTCGTCCATTGAGCCGCGTCTGGGCCGTTCGGTAAGCGATGCAGAGATTATTGCTACGTTCGGTCCGTCCGAACAAGGGACAATTCAAGCATTGATTCCGCACGCCTATGAGGAAGGGGTAACCGCGTACCTGGATTACTATCAGCAGTATCATGCCGAGTATCCCGACCTTTTTCCGGGGATTTCGCCCTTACTGGACGATCTCCGAAGTCGGCAAGTACGAATGGCACTCGTAACGGGAAAGGGAGAACGTAGCGCTGTCATGTCGCTTGATTTTTACCAGTTGACTCCGTACTTCAGCGATTTCGGGTACGGCAATCTGGCTGCCAATAGTAAAACCGGTAACATCAACCGGATCGTTGCTAACTGGGCGGTTCAACCAAAGGACGTCCTATACGTTGGTGATGCACCCAGCGATATTCTGGCCTGTCGGCAGGCCGGCGTGCCTATTGCCGCGGCTGCCTGGGCCAGTACCGCCGAGCCAGACCGGCTGGCTGAGCTACAGCCGGATGCGATGTTTGAGTCGGTTGGTACGTTTCACGAGTGGATACTCAAGCGGCTTTGA
- the yidC gene encoding membrane protein insertase YidC — translation MDRNQIIGIVLILAMLVGYQYLVPKPAPEKKPAQQTQTSKPKSASSAAAAIDKAEQPLDSAAARAQFGDFASAATGQEQEIVLENNDMKVTFSTLGGRVKEVVLKNYKTFDQKPLVLIDKESSRTVLELPTRQGKVDLHQLYYQTDAQSGPVGGQPKQISFRATTGCGNAVEQVYTMPAEGYVLGYDLKMNGLNNTVAGQNIRFFWEDKMKQYENDFMNNRRAATIDYLTEDENFDKLKESDASEEATLEEPVQWFAIKHKYFLSAFVAQNTPLQKATFKALVNPGDSIVKTAIADVSLPIADVQSGKGQYKFYYGPNDFQLLGDVAPEFDQNVYLGYSILKPINKYFFVPVFSFLEKFISNYGLLIIALVVFVKLLLTPLTYRSYVSMAKMRVLAPEINEIKERVGDDMAKQQSEQMKLYQEVGVSPLSGCIPVLATMPILFSLFMLFPNLIELRQKAFLWAGDLSTYDAFITFPTIPFIGSHLSLFTVLMTASSIAYAYYNNQTTPTQPGPVNMKAMSYVFPLMFMFVLNSYPAGLTFYYFVSNIVTITQQQLIRRFVDEGKIRAILDENRAKNAKGEGKKPGGFQALLQRQLAAADEARKQAEEAQRKARPKK, via the coding sequence ATGGATCGTAATCAAATTATCGGCATTGTCCTGATTCTGGCAATGCTGGTCGGCTACCAGTACCTGGTGCCAAAACCTGCACCGGAAAAGAAACCGGCGCAGCAAACCCAGACGAGTAAACCAAAGTCCGCATCTAGCGCGGCTGCTGCGATTGATAAAGCTGAACAACCGCTGGACTCCGCGGCTGCCCGCGCCCAGTTCGGTGACTTTGCGTCGGCCGCCACGGGCCAGGAGCAGGAGATTGTCCTGGAGAACAACGACATGAAAGTGACCTTCAGCACCCTGGGTGGCCGCGTGAAGGAAGTTGTCCTGAAAAACTACAAGACATTCGATCAGAAACCACTCGTGCTGATCGACAAGGAAAGCAGCCGGACTGTACTGGAACTGCCCACCCGCCAGGGTAAAGTTGATCTTCACCAGTTGTACTACCAGACAGACGCCCAAAGCGGCCCCGTTGGCGGACAACCCAAGCAGATTAGCTTCCGGGCAACGACGGGGTGCGGCAACGCCGTGGAGCAGGTATACACCATGCCCGCTGAAGGGTACGTACTGGGCTACGACCTGAAAATGAACGGCTTGAACAATACGGTAGCTGGTCAGAATATCCGCTTCTTCTGGGAAGATAAGATGAAGCAGTATGAGAATGACTTCATGAACAACCGCCGGGCGGCTACCATCGATTACCTGACGGAAGACGAGAACTTCGACAAACTGAAGGAAAGCGACGCCAGCGAAGAAGCAACGCTGGAGGAGCCGGTGCAGTGGTTTGCCATCAAGCACAAGTATTTCCTGTCGGCTTTTGTGGCCCAGAATACCCCCCTGCAAAAGGCTACGTTTAAAGCGTTGGTCAACCCCGGCGACAGCATCGTAAAAACTGCCATTGCCGACGTGAGTCTGCCGATTGCCGATGTGCAATCCGGCAAAGGACAGTACAAGTTTTACTACGGTCCCAACGATTTTCAGCTGCTGGGCGACGTAGCACCGGAGTTCGACCAGAACGTGTACCTGGGCTATTCGATCCTGAAGCCGATTAACAAATATTTCTTCGTACCGGTGTTCAGCTTCCTGGAGAAGTTTATCTCGAACTACGGCCTGCTGATTATTGCGCTGGTGGTGTTCGTGAAGCTGCTGTTGACTCCGTTAACGTACCGTTCGTACGTCAGTATGGCGAAAATGCGGGTGCTGGCCCCCGAGATTAACGAGATCAAGGAGCGCGTGGGCGACGACATGGCCAAGCAGCAGTCGGAGCAGATGAAGCTGTACCAGGAGGTGGGCGTAAGTCCGCTGAGTGGCTGTATTCCGGTGCTGGCAACCATGCCGATCCTGTTCTCGCTGTTCATGTTGTTCCCGAACCTGATCGAACTGCGGCAGAAAGCGTTCCTGTGGGCCGGTGACCTGTCGACCTACGATGCCTTCATTACGTTCCCCACGATTCCGTTCATCGGCAGCCACCTGAGTTTGTTCACGGTGCTGATGACGGCGTCGTCGATTGCGTATGCCTATTATAACAACCAGACGACGCCTACGCAGCCCGGTCCCGTGAACATGAAAGCGATGAGCTACGTGTTCCCGCTGATGTTCATGTTCGTACTGAACTCGTACCCCGCCGGTCTGACGTTCTACTATTTTGTGTCGAACATCGTGACCATCACCCAGCAACAGCTGATCCGTCGGTTCGTGGATGAGGGCAAGATTCGCGCGATTCTGGACGAAAACCGGGCCAAGAATGCAAAAGGTGAAGGCAAAAAGCCGGGCGGTTTCCAGGCCCTGCTGCAACGCCAGCTGGCGGCCGCCGACGAAGCCCGGAAACAGGCCGAAGAAGCGCAGCGGAAAGCCAGACCGAAAAAATAA